A window of Buteo buteo chromosome 28, bButBut1.hap1.1, whole genome shotgun sequence contains these coding sequences:
- the PUS7L gene encoding pseudouridylate synthase PUS7L isoform X1: MLRSFSYLTDHAGFCGTIKNSPSDFVVTEIEVPEHLFRDTRAESPQKTGEEPLEQSSPCLQPPKKLRTEPPGRCAEGRGGAPSPSERGPSREGGDCFPPPNNKQREDEPELKSGLEEAGILDSLLGEPLSELLYKFAGDLKDAWDLENDADAGTREFSLGPVLDKKNRADLHSAVRQKFPFLVTVTKGNEMVVKGNADYRELCQLVTEKETSDFFKFLDAKLENSTFSFEPDGDKEHRKVVHHFINRRFGKLLETKSFAVTDVNNQPNMSIMVRFREKSWSRKRSAGGFQEKQDLYTAFTLQKENLETLEAIGFLAAELGVLPSDFSYTGIKDKKAITYQPMVVKKVTPERLKEIGSKMEKKGMRIHNIHSTCQHLKLGQLKGNHFDIVVRDLKHHSHDSSADLKERISEAMENVETKGFVNYYGPQRFGQGQNVQTDQIGLALLNEKMVKAVKLFFTPEDTDDPVNNAKRYFLQTEDAKGALVMLPEFKVREKMLLRALNRYGVNHEGCTKGWLNIPHSMRIFYVHAYCSKIWNEAASYRLKIYGSKVVEGDLVFSEENDENASLNDKVHVVTAPDESANKYSINQVVLPMVGHSIKYPSNKVGQWYHERLSKDELQMCKFRVSPLQLNIPGCYRPILKNVQNLSYFLEGSEKGIQTEDNHLNESKVSLHVSFDLDPSCYATVCLREIMKCDF; this comes from the exons ATGCTTCGTTCCTTCAGCTACCTGACTGACCACGCTGGCTTCTGTGGTACCATCAAAAACTCCCCGAGTGACTTCGTAGTGACAGAAATCGAGGTGCCTGAACACTTATTTAGGGATACCCGGGCTGAATCACCTCAGAAAACCGGTGAAGAGCCGCTAGAACAAAGCAGCCcgtgcctgcagccccccaaaaAGCTGAGAACGGAGCCTCCCGGTCGGTGTGCCGAGGGCCGCGGTGGTGCGCCCAGTCCTTCTGAGCGTGGCCCAAGCCGGGAAGGAGGCGACTGTTTTCCACCCCCTAACAATAAACAGCGTGAGGATGAACCCGAACTGAAATCGGGCCTTGAGGAAGCTGGTATATTGGATTCCTTACTAGGTGAACCCTTGAGTGAGCTGCTTTATAAATTTGCTGGTGATCTGAAGGATGCGTGGGACTTGGAAAATGATGCCGATGCTGGCACTAGGGAGTTCTCGCTGGGGCCTGTACTGGACAAGAAAAATCGAGCTGATTTACACAGTGCCGTTAGGCAGAAATTCCCCTTTCTAGTCACTGTTACAAAAGGCAATGAAATGGTTGTGAAAGGAAACGCTGATTACAGAGAACTTTGTCAGTTAGtgactgaaaaggaaacaagtgatttctttaaatttttagaTGCAAAGCTAGAAaattctacattttcttttgagcCTGATGGAGACAAGGAGCACAGAAAGGTAGTTCACCACTTTATCAATAGAAGATTTGGAAAACTCTTAGAAACAAAGTCTTTTGCTGTGACAGATGTCAATAATCAGCCAAATATGTCAATAATGGTACGATTTCGAGAAAAAAGTTGGTCCAGAAAAAGGTCTGCTGGTGGTTTCCAGGAAAAACAAGATCTTTACACAG CTTTCAcccttcagaaagaaaatctagAAACACTAGAAGCGATTGGCTTCTTGGCTGCTGAACTTGGTGTTCTTCCTTCGGACTTCAGTTACACTGGCATCAAAGATAAGAAGGCTATTACTTACCAACCTATGGTTGTGAAGAAGGTGACTCCTGAGAG GTTGAAAGAAATtggaagcaaaatggaaaaaaagggcaTGAGAATACACAACATACATTCAACATGCCAGCACCTTAAACTTGGTCAGCTGAAGGGCAATCACTTTGATATAGTTGTGAGAGATCTCAAACACCACAGTCATGACTCTTCTGCAGATTTGAAAGAGAGAATATCTGAAGCAATGGAAAATGTTGAG ACAAAAGGTTTTGTAAATTACTACGGACCTCAGCGATTTGGACAAGGACAAAATGTTCAGACAGATCAAATAGGATTGGCTTTACTGAatgaaaaaatg gtgaaaGCTGTGAAGTTATTCTTCACACCCGAAGATACTGATGACCCTGTAAACAATGCAAAAAGATACTTTCTTCAAACAG aAGATGCAAAGGGCGCACTCGTGATGCTGCCAGAATTTAAAGTGAGAGAGAAGATGTTGCTACGAGCTTTAAATCGCTATGGTGTAAATCATGAAGGTTGTACCAAAGGATGGCTCAATATTCCTCATTCCATGCGCATATTCTATGTCCATGCTTATTGCAGTAAAATTTGGAATGAAGCAGCTTCATATAGGCTGAAGATTTATGGCTCAAAAGTTGTTGAGGGAGATCTTGtcttctcagaagaaaatgatgaaaacgCTTCCCTGAATGACAAG GTTCATGTAGTCACTGCTCCAGACGAGTCAGCTAACAAATACTCTATAAACCAA gtgGTTCTTCCAATGGTGGGCCATAGCATCAAGTATCCCAGTAATAAAGTTGGGCAATGGTACCATGAAAGGCTTTCTAAGGATGAGCTGCAGATGTGCAAATTCAGAGTGTCTCCATTACAGCTGAATATACCTGGATGCTACAGACCcattctgaaaaatgttcaaaatcTGTCATATTTTTTGGAAGGTAGTGAAAAAGGAATCCAAACTGAAGACAACCATCTGAATGAATCAAAAGTCTCGCTTCATGTATCGTTTGACCTTGATCCTTCATGTTATGCAACAGTCTGTCTgagagaaataatgaaatgtgACTTTTAA
- the PUS7L gene encoding pseudouridylate synthase PUS7L isoform X2: MLRSFSYLTDHAGFCGTIKNSPSDFVVTEIEVPEHLFRDTRAESPQKTGEEPLEQSSPCLQPPKKLRTEPPGRCAEGRGGAPSPSERGPSREGGDCFPPPNNKQREDEPELKSGLEEAGILDSLLGEPLSELLYKFAGDLKDAWDLENDADAGTREFSLGPVLDKKNRADLHSAVRQKFPFLVTVTKGNEMVVKGNADYRELCQLVTEKETSDFFKFLDAKLENSTFSFEPDGDKEHRKKENLETLEAIGFLAAELGVLPSDFSYTGIKDKKAITYQPMVVKKVTPERLKEIGSKMEKKGMRIHNIHSTCQHLKLGQLKGNHFDIVVRDLKHHSHDSSADLKERISEAMENVETKGFVNYYGPQRFGQGQNVQTDQIGLALLNEKMVKAVKLFFTPEDTDDPVNNAKRYFLQTEDAKGALVMLPEFKVREKMLLRALNRYGVNHEGCTKGWLNIPHSMRIFYVHAYCSKIWNEAASYRLKIYGSKVVEGDLVFSEENDENASLNDKVHVVTAPDESANKYSINQVVLPMVGHSIKYPSNKVGQWYHERLSKDELQMCKFRVSPLQLNIPGCYRPILKNVQNLSYFLEGSEKGIQTEDNHLNESKVSLHVSFDLDPSCYATVCLREIMKCDF; the protein is encoded by the exons ATGCTTCGTTCCTTCAGCTACCTGACTGACCACGCTGGCTTCTGTGGTACCATCAAAAACTCCCCGAGTGACTTCGTAGTGACAGAAATCGAGGTGCCTGAACACTTATTTAGGGATACCCGGGCTGAATCACCTCAGAAAACCGGTGAAGAGCCGCTAGAACAAAGCAGCCcgtgcctgcagccccccaaaaAGCTGAGAACGGAGCCTCCCGGTCGGTGTGCCGAGGGCCGCGGTGGTGCGCCCAGTCCTTCTGAGCGTGGCCCAAGCCGGGAAGGAGGCGACTGTTTTCCACCCCCTAACAATAAACAGCGTGAGGATGAACCCGAACTGAAATCGGGCCTTGAGGAAGCTGGTATATTGGATTCCTTACTAGGTGAACCCTTGAGTGAGCTGCTTTATAAATTTGCTGGTGATCTGAAGGATGCGTGGGACTTGGAAAATGATGCCGATGCTGGCACTAGGGAGTTCTCGCTGGGGCCTGTACTGGACAAGAAAAATCGAGCTGATTTACACAGTGCCGTTAGGCAGAAATTCCCCTTTCTAGTCACTGTTACAAAAGGCAATGAAATGGTTGTGAAAGGAAACGCTGATTACAGAGAACTTTGTCAGTTAGtgactgaaaaggaaacaagtgatttctttaaatttttagaTGCAAAGCTAGAAaattctacattttcttttgagcCTGATGGAGACAAGGAGCACAGAAAG aaagaaaatctagAAACACTAGAAGCGATTGGCTTCTTGGCTGCTGAACTTGGTGTTCTTCCTTCGGACTTCAGTTACACTGGCATCAAAGATAAGAAGGCTATTACTTACCAACCTATGGTTGTGAAGAAGGTGACTCCTGAGAG GTTGAAAGAAATtggaagcaaaatggaaaaaaagggcaTGAGAATACACAACATACATTCAACATGCCAGCACCTTAAACTTGGTCAGCTGAAGGGCAATCACTTTGATATAGTTGTGAGAGATCTCAAACACCACAGTCATGACTCTTCTGCAGATTTGAAAGAGAGAATATCTGAAGCAATGGAAAATGTTGAG ACAAAAGGTTTTGTAAATTACTACGGACCTCAGCGATTTGGACAAGGACAAAATGTTCAGACAGATCAAATAGGATTGGCTTTACTGAatgaaaaaatg gtgaaaGCTGTGAAGTTATTCTTCACACCCGAAGATACTGATGACCCTGTAAACAATGCAAAAAGATACTTTCTTCAAACAG aAGATGCAAAGGGCGCACTCGTGATGCTGCCAGAATTTAAAGTGAGAGAGAAGATGTTGCTACGAGCTTTAAATCGCTATGGTGTAAATCATGAAGGTTGTACCAAAGGATGGCTCAATATTCCTCATTCCATGCGCATATTCTATGTCCATGCTTATTGCAGTAAAATTTGGAATGAAGCAGCTTCATATAGGCTGAAGATTTATGGCTCAAAAGTTGTTGAGGGAGATCTTGtcttctcagaagaaaatgatgaaaacgCTTCCCTGAATGACAAG GTTCATGTAGTCACTGCTCCAGACGAGTCAGCTAACAAATACTCTATAAACCAA gtgGTTCTTCCAATGGTGGGCCATAGCATCAAGTATCCCAGTAATAAAGTTGGGCAATGGTACCATGAAAGGCTTTCTAAGGATGAGCTGCAGATGTGCAAATTCAGAGTGTCTCCATTACAGCTGAATATACCTGGATGCTACAGACCcattctgaaaaatgttcaaaatcTGTCATATTTTTTGGAAGGTAGTGAAAAAGGAATCCAAACTGAAGACAACCATCTGAATGAATCAAAAGTCTCGCTTCATGTATCGTTTGACCTTGATCCTTCATGTTATGCAACAGTCTGTCTgagagaaataatgaaatgtgACTTTTAA